One part of the Brevundimonas sp. NIBR11 genome encodes these proteins:
- a CDS encoding L-rhamnose mutarotase, with product MQKIAFCMRLNPGAAQDYKARHDALWPDLRDALYQAGVRDYSIHLEPESSKLFATLWRSDDHRMDDLSDLPVMKQWWAHMADIMETEPSGEPVQAPLIEMFHLE from the coding sequence ATGCAAAAGATCGCCTTCTGCATGCGGCTCAACCCCGGCGCCGCTCAGGACTACAAGGCGCGCCATGACGCCCTGTGGCCCGACCTCCGCGACGCCCTCTATCAGGCCGGGGTGCGCGACTATTCCATCCATCTGGAGCCCGAAAGCAGCAAGCTGTTCGCCACGCTCTGGCGGAGCGACGATCATCGCATGGACGATCTGTCGGACCTCCCTGTGATGAAACAGTGGTGGGCGCACATGGCAGACATCATGGAAACCGAACCCTCGGGCGAACCGGTCCAGGCGCCGCTGATCGAGATGT
- the pelA gene encoding pectate lyase produces MSTHRIGVAALLPLLLSLALAPAAQAEVLRQNVPAQSLSAARIAGLPDADRAAWAAYLDRSHAQALLDRATLTAELPAGSTVPPPPIASGGGLQYLPLDRDAAWYASAEARALAEATVSFQTPAGGWSKNQDRRLARLPGQRYSNDAETMEVNPENYDAPVDRFWTFVGTLDNGATTSEMRFLAKVAEAAPGPEGDAYRASITKGVEYLLAAQYPNGGWPQIYPVEGGFHDAVTFNDNAVAEAAMLLEDVVENQNGFGFLSEDYEARADHAVRRAVAVILAAQVRVDGKLTAWPQQVDPLTLRPSSARNYEPQSIASGETTDVVMFLMRQPAPSPAIKAAVRAAIAWLEEKRLYDHSFEMTDDGRKLIERPGAGPLWSRNYDLVTGLPIFGDKNQLIYDDVNEISIGRRNGYSWWISSPQRALDAYVAWNAANPG; encoded by the coding sequence ATGTCAACGCATCGCATCGGGGTCGCGGCCCTGCTCCCGCTCCTGTTGAGCCTCGCCCTTGCGCCCGCCGCCCAGGCCGAGGTGCTTCGGCAGAACGTCCCGGCCCAGTCGCTGAGCGCCGCTCGCATCGCCGGGCTGCCCGACGCTGACCGCGCCGCCTGGGCCGCCTATCTGGACCGCTCCCACGCCCAGGCCCTGCTAGACCGCGCCACCCTGACCGCCGAACTGCCGGCGGGCTCGACCGTGCCGCCGCCGCCCATCGCCTCGGGCGGGGGACTTCAATATCTGCCGCTGGATCGCGACGCCGCCTGGTATGCCTCGGCCGAGGCCCGCGCCTTGGCCGAGGCGACCGTGAGCTTCCAGACCCCGGCCGGCGGCTGGAGCAAGAACCAGGATCGCCGTCTCGCTCGCCTGCCCGGCCAGCGGTACTCGAACGACGCCGAGACGATGGAAGTGAACCCGGAGAATTATGACGCGCCGGTCGACCGTTTCTGGACCTTCGTCGGCACGCTCGACAACGGCGCGACCACGTCCGAGATGCGCTTCCTCGCCAAAGTGGCCGAGGCCGCGCCGGGGCCGGAGGGCGACGCCTACCGCGCCAGCATCACCAAGGGCGTCGAATACCTTCTGGCCGCCCAGTACCCGAACGGCGGCTGGCCCCAGATTTACCCCGTTGAAGGCGGGTTTCACGACGCGGTCACCTTCAACGACAACGCGGTGGCCGAGGCGGCCATGCTGCTGGAGGACGTGGTCGAGAACCAGAACGGCTTTGGCTTCCTGTCCGAGGACTATGAGGCGCGGGCCGATCACGCCGTGCGTCGCGCCGTCGCCGTCATCCTGGCCGCCCAAGTGCGGGTCGATGGCAAGCTGACCGCCTGGCCGCAGCAGGTGGACCCGCTGACGCTCCGGCCTTCGAGCGCCCGCAACTACGAGCCCCAGTCGATCGCCAGCGGCGAGACGACCGATGTGGTCATGTTCCTGATGCGCCAGCCCGCCCCTTCGCCTGCGATCAAGGCCGCCGTCCGCGCCGCCATCGCCTGGCTGGAGGAGAAGCGGCTCTACGACCATTCGTTCGAGATGACCGACGATGGCAGAAAGCTGATCGAGCGTCCGGGCGCCGGGCCGCTGTGGTCGCGCAACTACGACCTCGTCACCGGCCTGCCGATCTTCGGCGACAAGAACCAGCTGATCTATGACGACGTCAACGAGATCTCGATCGGCCGTCGCAACGGCTATTCGTGGTGGATCAGTTCGCCTCAGCGCGCGCTGGACGCCTATGTCGCGTGGAACGCGGCCAACCCGGGATAG
- the hutI gene encoding imidazolonepropionase: MKADRLITDCRLATMTEAAAAYGAIEDGAILIADGRIAWVGPRADLPAHEATQTDRLDGRWVTPGLIDCHTHLVFGGDRSGEFEQRLNGATYEEIARAGGGIVSSMTATRAAAEEDLYASAVARLEGLKATGVTTVEIKSGYGLDRDAELKMLRVARRIGREAGVRVRTSYLGLHAVPPEHRANRPAYVDLAIDDILPAAHVEGLVDAVDAYCEPIAFSDTEVSRLFEKAKMLGLPVKLHADQLSDGGGAALAARYKALSADHIEHANEAGIAAMGQAGVVAVLLPGAYLMLRETTPPPIQALRRHGVAMAVATDCNPGTSPVASMTAAMTLACVQFRLTPEEALAGATRHAARALGLSDEIGTLEVGKAADLAVWDVTRPAELCYWLGKPILDRRYVAGVRAYPGLAAFHAT, translated from the coding sequence ATGAAGGCCGACCGACTGATCACCGACTGCCGTCTGGCTACCATGACCGAGGCCGCCGCCGCCTATGGCGCGATCGAAGACGGGGCCATCCTGATCGCCGACGGCCGCATCGCCTGGGTCGGTCCGCGCGCCGACCTGCCCGCGCATGAGGCCACGCAGACCGACCGCCTCGACGGCCGCTGGGTCACGCCGGGTCTGATCGACTGCCACACCCATCTGGTCTTCGGCGGCGACCGCTCGGGCGAGTTCGAACAGCGTCTGAACGGCGCCACCTACGAGGAGATCGCGAGGGCCGGCGGCGGCATCGTCTCCTCCATGACGGCGACCCGCGCGGCGGCCGAGGAGGACCTCTACGCCTCCGCCGTCGCCCGTCTAGAAGGCCTGAAGGCCACCGGCGTCACGACGGTGGAGATCAAGTCCGGCTACGGCCTCGACCGCGACGCCGAGCTGAAGATGCTGCGCGTCGCCCGCCGCATCGGCCGCGAGGCAGGGGTCCGCGTCCGCACCTCCTACCTCGGCCTCCACGCCGTGCCGCCCGAGCATCGCGCGAACCGACCCGCCTATGTCGACCTAGCCATCGACGACATCCTGCCCGCCGCGCATGTCGAGGGGTTGGTCGATGCGGTCGACGCCTATTGCGAACCCATCGCCTTCTCCGACACCGAGGTGTCCCGGCTGTTCGAGAAGGCGAAGATGCTCGGCCTGCCGGTCAAGCTGCACGCCGACCAACTGTCGGACGGAGGCGGGGCGGCTTTGGCGGCGAGATACAAAGCTCTATCCGCCGACCATATCGAACATGCGAACGAGGCCGGGATCGCGGCGATGGGACAGGCGGGCGTCGTGGCTGTCCTCTTGCCCGGAGCCTATCTGATGCTGCGCGAGACGACCCCGCCTCCGATCCAAGCCCTGCGCCGCCATGGCGTGGCCATGGCGGTGGCGACGGACTGCAATCCGGGCACGTCTCCCGTCGCCTCGATGACGGCGGCCATGACCTTGGCCTGCGTCCAGTTCCGCCTGACTCCGGAGGAAGCCCTGGCCGGCGCAACCCGCCATGCGGCCAGGGCGCTCGGCCTCTCGGACGAGATCGGCACGCTCGAGGTCGGCAAGGCCGCTGACCTCGCAGTCTGGGACGTCACCCGCCCGGCCGAGCTCTGCTACTGGCTCGGCAAGCCGATCCTCGACAGGCGCTATGTGGCCGGTGTTCGCGCCTATCCCGGGTTGGCCGCGTTCCACGCGACATAG
- the hutC gene encoding histidine utilization repressor, whose product MSETATLHRRIYDDLEGRILSGDWAPGSRIPFEHELTERYGCSRMTVNKAISELVTRGLVTRRRRAGTFVAQPRVHSAMLAIPDLRAEATARGLAYEFRLLARKERSPSTEETELANGGLLLEVDGLHLGDGTALALERRLIALTTAPEAMTVDFRKVPPGSWLLDFEPWTEAEHRISAVSATARQATLLGVKAGAACLCVERRTWRDGQGVTQVWQTFPGDRYDLVARFSPGRGDRG is encoded by the coding sequence ATGAGCGAAACGGCCACTCTTCATCGCCGCATCTACGACGACCTGGAGGGCCGCATCCTGTCCGGCGACTGGGCGCCCGGATCGCGAATTCCGTTCGAGCACGAGCTGACCGAACGCTACGGCTGTTCGCGGATGACGGTAAACAAGGCCATCTCCGAACTGGTTACGCGGGGTCTGGTCACGCGCCGCCGCCGGGCCGGGACCTTCGTCGCCCAGCCCCGGGTCCACTCCGCCATGCTGGCCATCCCCGACCTGCGCGCGGAGGCGACGGCGCGGGGTCTCGCCTATGAGTTCCGCTTGCTGGCGCGGAAGGAACGCAGCCCCTCGACGGAGGAAACCGAACTGGCGAACGGCGGCCTGCTGCTGGAGGTCGACGGCCTCCATCTCGGCGATGGAACGGCGCTGGCGCTGGAGCGGCGCCTGATCGCCCTGACCACCGCGCCCGAGGCCATGACGGTCGATTTCCGCAAGGTTCCGCCGGGCAGTTGGCTGCTGGACTTCGAACCCTGGACCGAGGCCGAGCATCGCATCTCCGCCGTGTCGGCGACGGCGCGTCAGGCGACCCTGCTCGGCGTCAAGGCAGGCGCGGCCTGTCTCTGTGTCGAGCGCCGGACCTGGCGGGACGGGCAGGGGGTGACCCAGGTGTGGCAGACCTTCCCCGGCGATCGCTATGATCTGGTGGCGCGGTTCTCGCCGGGCCGGGGAGATCGTGGATGA
- a CDS encoding formimidoylglutamate deiminase translates to MSQTPSEGCSLWFEQALLPDGWARDVRITVADGLISDLEIETPRAPTDDAHGVALPGMPNVHSHAFQRAMAGLTEARGPAKSEGGGDAGDNFWTWRQLMYRFLDRGGPEEIEAITAFAFCDMLEGGFTRCAEFHYLHNDPTGGSYADPAELTARIVAAAETTGIALTLLPVFYAHSTFGGAESNHGQRRFITDVDGFADLVTRGRSLTARLPDAVVGVAPHSLRAVTPDELAAMPGLAGDGPIHIHVAEQTKEVDDCLAWSGSRPVEWLLANAPVDERWCLIHSTHVTETERRGVAKAGAVVGLCPLTEANLGDGIFPARDFVANGGRFGIGTDSNIQIGVADELRMLEYSQRLALRARGVMADAHRSTGRALFDRALSGGRQATGAEASLKVGLPADIIELNTGGVGFASRSGDAVLDSWIFGGARAIRSVWRRGKRVVADGRHIARDAIEARYRKALSVVLG, encoded by the coding sequence GTGTCGCAAACGCCGTCCGAAGGTTGCAGCCTGTGGTTCGAACAGGCGCTGCTGCCCGACGGCTGGGCGCGCGACGTGCGGATCACGGTGGCGGACGGACTGATCTCCGACCTCGAGATCGAGACCCCGCGCGCGCCGACGGATGACGCGCACGGCGTCGCCCTGCCGGGCATGCCCAACGTCCACAGCCACGCGTTCCAGCGCGCCATGGCCGGTCTGACCGAGGCTCGAGGACCGGCCAAGTCAGAGGGGGGCGGCGACGCGGGCGACAATTTCTGGACCTGGCGCCAGCTGATGTACCGCTTCCTCGACCGGGGCGGGCCGGAGGAGATCGAGGCCATCACCGCCTTCGCCTTCTGCGACATGCTGGAAGGCGGCTTCACCCGCTGCGCCGAGTTTCACTATCTGCACAACGACCCGACTGGCGGGTCTTACGCCGACCCGGCCGAGCTGACCGCGCGTATCGTGGCGGCGGCGGAGACGACGGGCATCGCCTTGACCCTGCTACCGGTCTTCTACGCCCACTCGACCTTCGGCGGCGCCGAGTCCAACCACGGCCAGAGGCGGTTCATTACCGACGTCGATGGGTTCGCGGATCTCGTGACGCGCGGCCGCAGCCTGACCGCCCGCCTACCGGACGCCGTCGTCGGCGTCGCGCCGCACAGCCTGCGCGCTGTGACGCCGGATGAGCTGGCCGCCATGCCGGGTCTGGCGGGCGATGGACCGATCCACATCCATGTCGCCGAACAGACCAAGGAGGTCGACGACTGCCTCGCCTGGTCCGGCTCGCGGCCGGTCGAATGGCTGCTGGCCAACGCCCCGGTCGACGAGCGGTGGTGCCTGATCCACTCGACACACGTGACCGAGACCGAACGGCGCGGCGTGGCCAAGGCGGGCGCCGTCGTCGGTCTCTGCCCCCTGACCGAAGCCAACCTCGGCGACGGCATCTTCCCGGCGCGGGACTTCGTCGCGAACGGGGGCCGCTTCGGCATCGGCACGGATTCCAATATCCAGATCGGCGTCGCCGACGAACTGCGGATGCTGGAGTATTCCCAGCGTCTGGCCCTGCGCGCGCGGGGGGTGATGGCCGATGCGCACCGCTCCACCGGCCGCGCCCTGTTCGACCGCGCCCTGTCCGGCGGACGTCAGGCGACGGGCGCCGAGGCGAGCCTCAAGGTCGGCCTGCCCGCCGACATCATCGAACTGAACACCGGTGGCGTCGGCTTCGCGAGCCGGTCCGGCGACGCGGTTCTGGACAGCTGGATCTTCGGCGGCGCGCGGGCGATCCGCTCGGTCTGGCGCCGAGGCAAACGGGTCGTCGCCGACGGCCGTCACATCGCCCGCGACGCTATCGAGGCCCGCTATCGCAAAGCCCTGTCGGTGGTCCTCGGATGA
- the hutG gene encoding N-formylglutamate deformylase codes for MSADWLTVVEGDAPMIVAFPHTGTDIPADIEARMVSPWLARKDADWWVDRLYDFVGEMGVTTVRTAISRSVIDVNRDPSGASLYPGMATTGLCPTETFDGEPLYPPGQEPDQTEIDRRRATWFDPYHDALTAQIERLRANGPVVLYDAHSIRSVVPRLFDGELPQFNIGDNGGVTCAPELSRAVEAACAVTGWTHVLNGRFKGGWTTRHYGRPAKGIHAIQMELADRGYMLDPEGEVSEANWPSPYEPARAEAMRSHLRAILTACADFARKA; via the coding sequence ATGAGCGCAGACTGGCTGACCGTCGTCGAGGGCGATGCGCCCATGATCGTCGCCTTCCCTCACACCGGAACCGACATTCCCGCCGACATCGAGGCCCGAATGGTCTCGCCCTGGCTGGCCCGTAAGGACGCCGACTGGTGGGTGGATCGGCTGTATGACTTCGTCGGCGAAATGGGGGTCACCACCGTCCGCACGGCGATCAGCCGGAGCGTCATCGACGTGAACCGCGACCCGTCCGGCGCCTCCCTCTACCCGGGCATGGCGACGACCGGCCTCTGCCCCACGGAGACGTTCGACGGCGAGCCCTTGTATCCCCCCGGTCAGGAGCCGGATCAGACCGAGATCGACCGTCGTCGTGCGACCTGGTTCGATCCTTACCACGACGCCCTGACGGCGCAGATCGAGCGCCTGCGCGCGAACGGGCCTGTCGTCCTCTACGACGCTCATTCGATCCGCTCCGTGGTGCCGCGCCTGTTCGACGGCGAGCTGCCGCAGTTCAACATCGGCGACAACGGCGGCGTCACCTGCGCACCGGAACTCAGCCGGGCGGTCGAGGCCGCCTGCGCCGTGACCGGCTGGACCCACGTCCTGAACGGGCGGTTCAAGGGCGGCTGGACGACGCGCCACTACGGCCGCCCCGCCAAGGGCATTCACGCCATCCAGATGGAGCTGGCCGATCGCGGCTACATGCTCGATCCGGAGGGCGAGGTCTCCGAGGCGAACTGGCCCTCGCCCTACGAACCCGCCCGCGCCGAGGCCATGCGCAGCCATCTGCGCGCCATCCTGACCGCCTGCGCAGACTTCGCCCGGAAAGCCTGA
- the hutU gene encoding urocanate hydratase, protein MTQSNARVVRAPRGREMTAKTWAAEAALRMLMNNLDPEVAERPEDLVVYGGIGKAARDWASFDRIVESLRDLAPDETLLVQSGKPVGVFRTHADAPRVLIANSNLVPKWATWEHFNALDRKGLMMYGQMTAGSWIYIGTQGIVQGTYETFMEAARQHWGGETAGKWILTAGLGGMGGAQPLAATMAGASCLAVECQRSRIEMRLRTRYLHVMAETLDEALALIEEAGRTDKPISVGLLGNAAEVLPEMVKRGVRPDLVTDQTSAHDLINGYLPMGWTVAEWEDKRVSDPAVVEAAARKSCAVHVQALLDFLAAGIPVTDYGNNIRQVAFDEGVTNAFDFPGFVPAYIRPLFCRGIGPFRWASLTGDPEDIRKTDAAMKRLFPDNAGLHRWLDMAGERIAFQGLPARICWIGLGDRHRAGLMFNEMVASGELSGPIVIGRDHLDSGSVASPNRETEAMMDGSDAVSDWPLLNALLNTASGASWVSLHHGGGVGMGYSQHSGVVIVADGTPEAAARLERVLWNDPATGVMRHADAGYEIARGAAREHGLNLPSLK, encoded by the coding sequence ATGACTCAATCGAACGCCCGCGTCGTCCGCGCTCCTCGCGGCCGCGAAATGACGGCCAAGACGTGGGCCGCCGAGGCGGCGCTCCGCATGCTGATGAACAACCTTGATCCCGAGGTTGCCGAGCGGCCGGAGGACCTCGTCGTCTATGGCGGTATCGGCAAGGCGGCGCGCGATTGGGCGAGCTTCGACCGGATCGTCGAGAGCCTGCGCGACCTCGCGCCGGACGAGACCCTGCTGGTCCAGTCGGGCAAGCCGGTCGGCGTCTTCCGCACCCATGCGGACGCCCCGCGCGTCCTTATCGCCAACTCCAACCTGGTGCCGAAGTGGGCGACCTGGGAGCATTTCAACGCGCTCGATCGCAAGGGCCTGATGATGTACGGCCAAATGACGGCCGGGTCGTGGATTTACATCGGCACGCAAGGGATCGTTCAGGGAACCTACGAGACCTTCATGGAGGCGGCGCGCCAGCACTGGGGCGGCGAGACGGCCGGCAAGTGGATCCTGACCGCCGGCCTTGGCGGCATGGGCGGGGCTCAGCCCTTGGCGGCGACGATGGCCGGCGCGTCCTGCCTCGCGGTGGAATGCCAGCGCAGCCGGATCGAGATGCGTCTGCGCACCCGCTATCTCCATGTCATGGCCGAGACCTTGGACGAGGCCCTGGCGCTGATCGAGGAGGCCGGACGGACCGACAAGCCGATCTCGGTGGGCCTGCTCGGCAATGCCGCCGAGGTGTTGCCGGAGATGGTCAAGCGCGGGGTCCGCCCCGATCTCGTCACGGACCAGACCAGCGCCCACGACCTGATCAACGGCTACCTGCCGATGGGCTGGACCGTGGCGGAATGGGAGGACAAGCGGGTCTCCGATCCCGCCGTCGTCGAGGCTGCGGCGCGGAAATCCTGCGCGGTCCATGTGCAGGCCCTGCTGGACTTTCTGGCCGCCGGCATCCCGGTCACCGACTATGGCAACAACATCCGCCAGGTCGCCTTCGATGAGGGCGTGACGAACGCCTTCGACTTCCCGGGTTTCGTGCCGGCCTATATCCGCCCGCTGTTCTGTCGCGGGATCGGGCCGTTCCGCTGGGCGTCCCTGACCGGCGATCCGGAGGATATCAGGAAGACCGACGCGGCGATGAAGCGGCTGTTCCCCGACAACGCCGGCCTCCATCGCTGGCTCGACATGGCGGGCGAGCGGATCGCCTTCCAGGGCCTGCCGGCGCGCATCTGCTGGATCGGTCTGGGCGACCGTCATCGGGCAGGGCTGATGTTCAACGAGATGGTGGCGTCGGGAGAGCTGTCGGGCCCTATCGTGATCGGACGGGACCACCTCGACTCGGGCTCGGTCGCCAGTCCGAACCGCGAAACCGAGGCCATGATGGACGGGTCGGATGCGGTGTCCGACTGGCCCCTGCTGAACGCCCTGCTGAACACGGCGTCGGGTGCCAGTTGGGTGTCGCTGCACCACGGCGGCGGAGTGGGTATGGGCTATTCCCAGCACTCGGGCGTGGTCATCGTGGCCGACGGCACGCCGGAGGCGGCGGCCCGTCTGGAGCGGGTCCTGTGGAACGACCCGGCCACCGGCGTCATGCGCCACGCCGATGCCGGTTATGAGATCGCGCGAGGGGCTGCGCGGGAGCATGGGCTGAACCTGCCGAGCTTGAAATGA
- the hutH gene encoding histidine ammonia-lyase, with amino-acid sequence MTQITIGASPLTLAQLRAVLDGPVTVSLTDAAWADVEKSAATVAAIIAEGRTVYGINTGFGLLANTSIAPGDLETLQKNLVLSHACGVGALLDDAVVRLILVLKIASLSKGASGVRRETLEGLIALVNADVLPCIPSKGSVGASGDLAPLAHMSCVLIGVGEARHLGQVLDAEAAMARAGVDVVTLGPKEGLALLNGTQCSTALALAGLFATEAAFAAGIAAGALSVDALKGSDAPFDHRIHALRNQPGQIAVAATLRELMAGSAIRDSHREGDVKVQDPYSLRCQPQVMGAVLDVIRNAAAMLEREANAVTDNPLVLIDDGDVISGGNFHAEPVAFAADQLAMALCEIGNISERRTSILVDPKMSELPAFLVKESGLNSGFMIAQVTAAALVAENRMLSHPCSVDTVPTSANQEDHVSMATHGARRLLEMAENTATVVGIELLAAAQGIEFHRPLKSSGPLEAVWSIVREAVAAYDSDHYFAPDIARATDGVRAGRYRRFADSLLPSA; translated from the coding sequence ATGACCCAGATCACCATCGGCGCGTCGCCCCTCACCCTCGCCCAGCTGCGCGCCGTGCTCGATGGGCCGGTGACCGTCAGCCTGACCGACGCCGCCTGGGCCGATGTGGAGAAGTCGGCCGCGACGGTGGCCGCGATCATCGCCGAGGGCCGGACGGTCTATGGCATCAACACCGGCTTCGGGCTTCTGGCGAACACCTCGATCGCGCCGGGCGATCTGGAGACGCTGCAGAAGAATCTGGTGCTCAGCCACGCCTGCGGGGTCGGGGCGCTGCTGGACGATGCGGTCGTACGGCTGATCCTGGTGCTCAAGATCGCTAGCTTGTCGAAGGGCGCGTCGGGCGTGCGGCGCGAGACGCTGGAAGGGCTGATCGCGCTCGTGAACGCCGACGTCCTGCCCTGTATTCCGTCCAAGGGTTCGGTCGGGGCCTCGGGCGATCTGGCGCCCCTGGCCCATATGTCCTGCGTCCTGATCGGCGTCGGCGAGGCGCGGCATCTGGGTCAGGTGCTGGACGCCGAGGCGGCCATGGCGCGAGCGGGCGTGGATGTGGTGACCTTGGGACCGAAGGAAGGTCTGGCCCTGCTGAACGGAACCCAGTGTTCGACGGCTCTGGCCCTGGCCGGCCTGTTCGCCACCGAAGCCGCCTTCGCCGCCGGGATCGCGGCGGGCGCCCTGTCGGTCGATGCGCTGAAAGGATCGGACGCGCCGTTCGACCACCGCATCCATGCGCTCCGCAACCAGCCCGGCCAAATCGCCGTGGCCGCGACCCTACGTGAGCTGATGGCCGGTTCGGCCATCCGCGACAGCCACCGCGAGGGCGATGTGAAGGTGCAGGACCCCTACTCCCTGCGCTGCCAGCCCCAGGTCATGGGTGCGGTGCTGGACGTGATCCGCAACGCGGCCGCCATGCTGGAGCGCGAGGCCAATGCGGTGACCGACAATCCGCTGGTCCTGATCGACGATGGCGATGTGATCTCGGGCGGGAATTTCCACGCCGAGCCGGTAGCCTTCGCGGCGGATCAGCTGGCCATGGCGCTCTGCGAAATCGGCAACATCTCCGAACGCCGGACCTCCATCCTGGTCGATCCGAAAATGAGCGAGTTGCCGGCCTTCCTGGTCAAGGAAAGCGGGCTGAACTCCGGCTTCATGATCGCCCAGGTGACCGCTGCCGCCCTGGTCGCCGAGAACCGGATGCTGAGCCACCCGTGCAGCGTCGACACCGTGCCGACCAGCGCCAATCAGGAGGACCACGTCTCGATGGCGACCCACGGGGCGAGGCGTCTGCTGGAGATGGCCGAGAACACCGCGACCGTCGTCGGCATCGAGCTTCTGGCGGCCGCCCAGGGCATCGAGTTCCATCGGCCGCTGAAGAGCTCGGGGCCGCTGGAGGCGGTGTGGTCGATCGTGCGCGAGGCGGTCGCGGCCTATGACAGCGACCACTATTTCGCGCCGGATATCGCGCGGGCGACGGACGGTGTCCGGGCGGGGCGTTATCGCCGGTTCGCCGACAGCCTGTTGCCCTCGGCCTAG
- a CDS encoding winged helix-turn-helix domain-containing protein, whose amino-acid sequence MADGVFRFDPFVLDCPNRRLTRGGATVDLNARYLDALALLVREQGGLVSKTRFLDEIWRGVPVTDEALTQCIRSLRRALGDDATNPRFIETAPKHGYRFIAPVTMESTGPKPVATTTASAPMRPYRDWDSMFRLGRSGMVGGGAAGLIGGLIYGLIGVSDGAGSVSALLVIACLTMIVGLMGGAGVGFGVGAATLFPAGTRSLVVLGAAAGGLLVGAIVKMVGLDAFSLLFGQSPGAITGAPEGALLGGAVGLGFWLSHRSGPISPRRSAAISGACAAVGGLLIALLGGRLMGGSLDLLADQFPQSSLRLDHLGRLFGEIGFGPVSRAVTATLEGLLFGAGVAFALTVTRRATRV is encoded by the coding sequence GTGGCCGACGGCGTCTTCCGCTTCGATCCCTTCGTGCTGGACTGCCCGAATCGCCGGCTGACGCGCGGCGGGGCGACGGTCGATCTGAACGCGCGGTATCTGGACGCCTTGGCGCTGCTGGTGCGCGAGCAGGGCGGGCTGGTGTCCAAGACCCGGTTCCTCGACGAGATCTGGCGCGGGGTGCCGGTGACGGACGAGGCGCTGACCCAGTGCATCCGGTCCCTGCGACGGGCGCTGGGCGACGATGCGACCAACCCCCGATTCATCGAGACGGCGCCCAAGCACGGCTATCGCTTCATCGCCCCGGTGACGATGGAGTCCACAGGGCCGAAGCCGGTCGCGACGACCACGGCGAGCGCGCCAATGCGCCCCTATCGCGACTGGGACTCGATGTTCCGGCTGGGGCGGTCGGGGATGGTCGGAGGCGGGGCGGCCGGTCTGATCGGCGGGTTGATCTACGGCCTGATCGGGGTGTCGGACGGAGCCGGGTCGGTCTCAGCCCTTCTAGTCATCGCCTGTCTGACGATGATCGTCGGGCTGATGGGCGGGGCGGGCGTCGGGTTCGGCGTCGGCGCGGCGACCCTGTTCCCGGCGGGGACCCGAAGCCTGGTCGTCCTCGGCGCGGCGGCGGGCGGTCTGTTGGTGGGGGCCATCGTCAAGATGGTCGGGCTGGACGCCTTCAGCCTTCTGTTCGGCCAATCGCCTGGCGCCATCACCGGCGCGCCCGAGGGTGCGTTGCTCGGCGGCGCGGTCGGGCTGGGCTTCTGGCTGTCGCACCGGAGCGGTCCGATCTCGCCCCGGCGCAGCGCGGCCATCTCCGGCGCCTGCGCGGCCGTGGGCGGCCTGTTGATCGCGCTGCTCGGCGGGCGGTTGATGGGCGGCAGTCTCGATCTGCTGGCGGATCAATTCCCGCAGTCGAGCCTGAGGCTGGACCACCTCGGCCGGCTGTTCGGAGAGATCGGCTTCGGACCGGTGAGCCGGGCGGTGACGGCGACGCTGGAGGGGCTGCTGTTCGGCGCGGGAGTCGCCTTCGCCCTGACCGTGACCCGCCGCGCGACCCGGGTCTGA
- a CDS encoding chemotaxis protein CheE, protein MSEPGGRRVQDLERNADAALEVHRDDAMAMVSGTLGLLEEACAEAAPDAGPRVYQLASSIVDLAGFFDTGPLFEAAYSLCDISDRMIQTEAWHWPSVQVHAQALRLILAGGCRTGVTSGALLAGLKSIAQCR, encoded by the coding sequence ATGTCCGAGCCCGGCGGACGCCGCGTTCAGGATCTGGAGCGCAACGCCGACGCCGCGCTGGAGGTCCACCGCGACGACGCCATGGCCATGGTGTCGGGCACGCTCGGCCTCCTGGAAGAAGCCTGCGCCGAGGCCGCGCCCGACGCCGGGCCGCGCGTCTATCAACTCGCCTCGTCCATCGTCGATCTGGCCGGCTTCTTCGACACAGGCCCCCTGTTCGAGGCGGCCTACAGCCTGTGCGACATTTCCGACCGGATGATCCAGACCGAGGCCTGGCACTGGCCGTCCGTCCAGGTCCACGCCCAGGCGCTGCGCCTCATCCTCGCCGGTGGCTGCCGCACGGGAGTGACCAGCGGGGCCCTGCTGGCCGGGTTGAAGTCCATCGCTCAGTGTCGCTGA